The Geotalea uraniireducens Rf4 genome window below encodes:
- a CDS encoding tetratricopeptide repeat protein, with protein sequence MKKKYCVVNLWFFVVLSGCATGHVAEPPLLQAQALHPDVNIAESRSMYIYSLSRIHVLEGDFDGALSLLQAAVEADPKSAFLRKSIAQVYLQMNRFQDALESCQTAIKLDPGFVEAQILAGNILVGLQRDKEAIPYYKKALEIDPSKEDIYLHLAIAYVKGFEYEEAVNTLKVLLKVNPDSAIGYYYLGKTYDQMKLSKDAANYYKKAVELKPDFEQAIIDLGISQEMQGLAGEAINTYNELLRINPVNYNVIQHLVQLYIQQKRLNDALTLLKNMADSGIGGQETHRKIGLIYLEMERYDDAIKEFTEILGQEPDAQQVRYYLASTYEEMEDFDRAIEEFKKIPPSSAHYFDALGHLGFLYKENGEPEKGIALLKEAITNQPNRIELYLNLAGLYESMDQFAEGLRVLTDVEGNFPNDPRLSFRMGVLYDKMGNKDESIARMKKVIALAPNDAQALNYLGYTYAELGVNLDEALQYLNKAVLLRPDDGFILDSLGWAYYKMKRYDQAVFHLERAVQLVDEDATIIGHLADAYFANREYRKALTRYRRVLQLEPERKDIAEKIKKIMAETGEK encoded by the coding sequence ATGAAAAAGAAGTATTGTGTTGTCAACCTCTGGTTCTTTGTGGTTCTCTCAGGATGCGCGACCGGCCATGTAGCCGAGCCGCCTCTTCTTCAGGCTCAAGCCCTCCATCCCGACGTTAATATCGCTGAATCACGCTCCATGTATATCTATTCGCTCTCCCGTATCCATGTTCTGGAAGGTGATTTCGATGGGGCTTTATCCCTCCTCCAGGCGGCGGTTGAGGCAGATCCCAAATCCGCTTTTCTTCGCAAATCCATTGCTCAGGTCTATTTACAGATGAACAGGTTCCAGGACGCGCTGGAATCTTGTCAAACCGCCATCAAACTTGATCCCGGCTTTGTCGAGGCACAGATCCTGGCAGGAAATATTCTGGTCGGTCTGCAGCGGGATAAAGAGGCCATTCCTTACTACAAAAAGGCCCTTGAAATTGACCCGTCCAAGGAAGACATCTACCTCCACCTGGCCATCGCCTACGTGAAGGGGTTTGAATACGAGGAGGCTGTCAACACCCTTAAGGTGCTTCTCAAGGTCAATCCCGATTCCGCCATCGGTTATTACTATCTGGGGAAGACTTACGATCAGATGAAGCTTTCCAAGGATGCCGCCAACTACTATAAAAAGGCGGTGGAGCTGAAGCCGGATTTTGAGCAGGCTATCATTGATCTGGGGATTTCCCAGGAAATGCAGGGGCTCGCCGGTGAGGCAATTAATACCTACAATGAATTGTTGCGGATCAATCCGGTTAATTACAATGTCATTCAACATCTGGTTCAGCTGTATATCCAGCAGAAGCGCCTTAATGACGCCCTTACGTTGTTGAAAAATATGGCCGACAGCGGTATCGGCGGACAGGAAACACACCGTAAGATCGGCCTCATTTATCTGGAGATGGAGCGTTACGACGACGCAATCAAGGAATTTACCGAGATACTCGGGCAGGAGCCGGACGCTCAGCAGGTTCGATATTATCTGGCATCCACTTATGAGGAGATGGAAGATTTCGACCGTGCCATCGAAGAATTCAAGAAGATCCCCCCGTCATCAGCCCATTATTTTGATGCTTTGGGACATCTCGGCTTCCTTTATAAGGAAAACGGAGAGCCGGAGAAGGGGATTGCACTTCTTAAGGAAGCAATCACCAACCAGCCGAATCGAATCGAACTTTATCTGAATCTTGCCGGACTCTATGAATCGATGGATCAATTTGCCGAGGGGCTCCGGGTGTTGACGGATGTGGAAGGGAATTTCCCCAATGATCCTCGGCTGAGCTTCCGCATGGGCGTTCTTTATGACAAGATGGGTAACAAGGACGAATCTATTGCCCGGATGAAAAAGGTCATTGCCCTGGCGCCGAACGATGCGCAGGCATTGAACTATCTCGGCTATACCTACGCAGAGCTTGGCGTCAATCTGGATGAGGCGTTGCAGTATCTGAACAAGGCCGTTTTGCTCCGCCCGGATGACGGCTTCATTCTGGACAGCCTCGGTTGGGCCTATTACAAAATGAAGCGCTACGACCAGGCGGTGTTCCATCTGGAACGGGCCGTCCAGCTGGTTGACGAGGACGCCACCATAATTGGTCACCTGGCCGATGCATATTTTGCCAACAGGGAATACCGCAAGGCGCTTACACGTTATCGCCGCGTCCTGCAGCTGGAGCCTGAGCGCAAGGACATCGCCGAGAAGATAAAGAAGATCATGGCGGAGACCGGTGAAAAATGA
- a CDS encoding peptide-binding protein: MRIGHAACLILLSLVLLIAACTDKQPVRQTVRGPGKPAYGDAIVVGSIGDASNLIPLLASDTPSFEIAGYVYNGLVKYDKDLNLVGDLAESWDISKDGLTITFHLRKGVKWHDGVEFTSADVLYTYRVTIDPKTPTAYSEDFKQVKRAEAPDRYTFSVTYGKPFAPALASWGMNILPAHLLEGKDITKSELARRPVGTGPYRFKEWVAGQKIVLDAYKDYFEGEPYIGRYVYRIIPDNSTMYMELKAGGLDMMGLTPVQYQRQTGTPDFKARFNKYRYPASAYTYLGYNLRNPMFADKRVRQAITSAINKDEIIHGVLFGMGQVAHGPYKPGTWACNPHIKDFDYNPALAKQLLTEAGWRQVNSDGVLVKDGKPFTFTILTNQGNDQRLKTAQIIQRRLKNVGIDVKIRVLEFASLLTNFIDKGNFDALIMGWTITQDPDIFDVWHSSKTGPKELNFIGFKNKEVDRLIEEGRSTFDVEKRKRCYYRIQEILADEQPYTFLYVPDSLPVVSSRFRGIEPAPAGITYNFIKWYVPKEEQVY, from the coding sequence ATGAGGATCGGCCACGCAGCCTGTCTCATCTTACTTTCCCTGGTCCTGCTCATTGCAGCCTGTACTGACAAGCAGCCGGTCCGACAGACGGTGCGTGGTCCCGGCAAGCCTGCTTACGGTGACGCCATCGTTGTCGGCTCCATCGGCGATGCCTCCAACCTGATTCCACTCCTTGCCTCCGACACTCCTTCCTTTGAAATCGCCGGTTATGTTTATAACGGCCTGGTGAAATACGACAAGGACCTGAACCTGGTCGGCGACCTGGCCGAGTCGTGGGACATCTCGAAGGACGGTCTGACCATCACTTTCCACCTGCGCAAGGGAGTCAAATGGCACGACGGCGTGGAATTCACCTCCGCCGACGTCCTTTACACCTACCGCGTCACCATTGATCCGAAGACCCCCACGGCCTATTCCGAAGATTTCAAGCAGGTGAAGAGAGCTGAAGCGCCGGACCGCTACACGTTCAGCGTTACCTACGGCAAGCCGTTCGCCCCGGCCCTGGCATCCTGGGGAATGAACATTCTACCCGCCCACCTCCTGGAAGGAAAAGACATCACCAAGAGCGAGCTGGCCCGCAGGCCGGTCGGCACCGGCCCGTACCGCTTCAAGGAGTGGGTTGCGGGGCAGAAGATCGTACTTGATGCGTACAAGGACTACTTCGAGGGGGAGCCGTACATCGGTCGTTACGTGTACCGCATCATCCCCGATAACTCCACCATGTATATGGAACTGAAGGCGGGCGGGCTGGACATGATGGGGCTGACCCCGGTCCAGTATCAGCGCCAGACCGGCACGCCGGATTTCAAGGCGCGTTTCAACAAATACCGCTACCCCGCTTCTGCCTATACCTATCTCGGCTACAACCTGCGAAACCCCATGTTTGCCGACAAGCGGGTGCGCCAGGCCATTACATCGGCTATCAACAAGGACGAGATCATCCACGGCGTGCTGTTCGGTATGGGACAGGTCGCTCACGGCCCTTATAAGCCGGGGACATGGGCCTGCAACCCACATATCAAGGATTTCGACTATAACCCCGCCCTGGCGAAACAGCTCCTGACCGAAGCGGGCTGGAGGCAGGTGAACAGCGACGGAGTGCTGGTAAAGGACGGCAAGCCTTTCACCTTTACCATTCTCACCAACCAGGGGAACGACCAGCGTCTGAAAACCGCCCAGATAATCCAGCGCCGCCTGAAAAATGTCGGTATCGATGTGAAGATCCGGGTCCTCGAATTTGCGTCCCTCTTGACCAATTTTATCGACAAGGGGAACTTCGACGCGCTGATCATGGGGTGGACCATCACCCAGGACCCAGACATCTTCGACGTCTGGCATTCCAGCAAGACCGGACCGAAAGAGCTGAATTTCATCGGCTTCAAGAACAAAGAGGTGGACCGGCTGATAGAGGAGGGGCGCAGCACCTTCGATGTGGAAAAGCGGAAACGTTGCTACTACCGCATCCAGGAGATCCTTGCGGACGAGCAGCCCTACACCTTCTTGTATGTGCCGGATTCGCTGCCGGTGGTGAGCTCCCGCTTCCGCGGCATTGAGCCGGCCCCGGCAGGGATCACGTACAACTTCATCAAGTGGTATGTCCCCAAAGAGGAACAGGTGTACTAA
- a CDS encoding ABC transporter permease encodes MLGYLIKRLLMLVPLFLGITLITFTVIHLAPGEPVEMQTAMNPKISAQTRQKLREYYGLDKPLHVQYGRWLTRLSKLDFGRSFASDNRPVIDKIKERIPVTLSLNIIALVLEFGLAIPIGILAATHRETLLDKGITIFVFLGFAVPTFWLALLLMYLFGVKLGWLPISGLHSLGSEGFTPVHRLLDIGRHLFLPIAVATFGSLAGLSRYMRANMLEVLGQDYITTARAKGLAERAVIYRHALKNALLPVITLLGFSLPGLIGGSVIFETIFAIPGMGQLFYMGVMARDYPLVMGILVIGAFLTLVGNLLADLCYALADPRIRHGG; translated from the coding sequence ATGCTTGGCTACCTGATAAAACGGCTCTTGATGCTGGTTCCGCTGTTTCTCGGGATCACCCTCATCACCTTTACGGTGATCCATCTGGCCCCCGGCGAACCGGTCGAGATGCAGACTGCAATGAACCCCAAGATATCCGCCCAGACGAGGCAGAAGCTGCGGGAATACTACGGCCTGGACAAACCGCTCCACGTCCAGTACGGAAGATGGCTGACACGCCTGTCAAAACTTGATTTCGGCCGCTCCTTTGCGTCTGATAATCGGCCGGTCATCGATAAAATCAAGGAACGCATTCCGGTCACCCTGTCGCTGAACATCATTGCCCTGGTTCTGGAATTCGGCCTGGCCATACCGATCGGCATCCTCGCAGCCACCCACCGGGAGACCTTACTGGACAAAGGGATTACGATCTTCGTCTTTCTCGGCTTTGCCGTGCCGACCTTCTGGCTGGCGCTTCTACTCATGTACCTCTTCGGGGTCAAGCTCGGCTGGCTTCCCATTTCCGGCCTCCATTCGCTCGGTAGCGAGGGTTTCACCCCAGTCCACAGGCTTCTGGACATTGGTAGACACCTGTTTCTTCCCATTGCCGTTGCCACCTTCGGCAGCCTCGCCGGACTTTCACGCTATATGCGCGCCAACATGCTGGAGGTGCTCGGGCAGGATTACATAACGACGGCCCGGGCCAAGGGTCTTGCGGAAAGGGCGGTCATCTACCGTCATGCGCTGAAGAACGCACTGCTGCCGGTCATCACCCTCCTTGGCTTTTCACTTCCGGGACTGATAGGGGGGAGTGTGATCTTCGAGACCATATTTGCCATTCCCGGGATGGGTCAGCTCTTCTACATGGGGGTGATGGCGAGGGATTATCCGCTGGTGATGGGTATTCTCGTGATCGGCGCATTCCTCACCCTGGTGGGAAATCTGCTGGCGGATCTCTGTTATGCCTTGGCTGACCCCCGTATTCGCCACGGCGGGTAA